The proteins below come from a single Benincasa hispida cultivar B227 chromosome 4, ASM972705v1, whole genome shotgun sequence genomic window:
- the LOC120075346 gene encoding putative ribosomal large subunit pseudouridine synthase SVR1, chloroplastic gives MVSLASSSLSFLSKPSFILNPIRAIPRISCSLSSNSTPNASSSSSSSLEFNITFAPPKPKPKSEVEGPFQFIDRNTGGQLFIPWIVRGEDGNLKLQSHPPTRFLHSMSEDETKPKKKKVSADKRPTEPPKHSKAARRFYNENIRDASQRLSKVLAAAGVASRRSSEELIFEGRVTVNGSVCNTPQTRVDPARDVIYVNGNRLPKKLPQKVYLALNKPKGYICSSGKKESKSVISLFDDYLKSWDKTYPGQPKPRLFTVGRLDVATTGLILVTNDGDFAQSISHPSSGLSKEYIAAIDGAVSKQNLIAISEGTIIDGIHCTPDSVELLPRQPDISRPRLRIVVHEGRNHEVRELVKAAGLEIYSLKRVRIGGFRLPSDLGLGSYTELKQSDLKAIGWKS, from the exons ATGGTTTCATTAGCATCTTCTTCACTCTCATTTCTCTCAAAACCTTCCTTCATCCTCAACCCCATTCGCGCCATTCCTCGCATTTCATGTTCGCTTTCCTCCAATTCCACTCCCAACGCCTCATCTTCGTCTTCATCTTCATTGGAGTTCAACATCACCTTCGCTCCCCCTAAACCGAAGCCTAAATCCGAAGTTGAAGGTCCTTTTCAGTTCATCGATCGAAACACTGGCGGTCAGCTCTTCATTCCGTGGATAGTTCGCGGCGAAGATGGCAACCTCAAACTCCAATCACATCCTCCTACACGGTTCCTTCATTCCATGTCGGAGGATGAAACCAAgcccaagaagaagaaggtttcTGCTGATAAACGGCCAACCGAACCCCCTAAGCATTCGAAGGCTGCGCGAAGATTTTACAATGAGAATATTAGGGACGCGTCGCAACGTCTCAGTAAAGTTCTTGCTGCCGCTGGAG TGGCATCAAGACGGAGCAGTGAAGAGCTTATTTTTGAAGGTCGTGTGACTGTTAATGGTTCTGTTTGCAATACTCCTCAG ACTCGGGTGGATCCTGCAAGAGATGTTATTTACGTGAATGGAAATAGGCTTCCTAAGAAACTACCACAAAAAGTTTATCTAGCTCTGAATAAGCCAAAAGG GTATATTTGTTCGTCTGGAAAAAAGGAGTCGAAGTCTGTGATAAGTCTATTTGATGATTATTTGAAGAGTTGG GATAAAACATATCCAGGACAACCCAAACCACGGCTGTTCACAGTTGGCAGACTTGATGTTGCAACAACTGGGTTGATTCTCGTGACAAATGATG GAGATTTTGCTCAAAGTATCTCACATCCTTCATCTGGTTTATCGAAGGA ATACATTGCAGCGATAGATGGTGCTGTTAGTAAGCAGAACCTGATAGCAATCAGTGAGGGAACAATAATTGATGGCATCCATTGCACACCGGATTCTGTGGAGTTACTACCACGACAGCCAGATATATCAAGGCCTCGTCTGCGTATCGTG GTACACGAAGGAAGGAACCATGAAGTTCGGGAACTTGTAAAAGCTGCTGGTCTAGAG ATCTATTCATTAAAGCGTGTAAGGATCGGTGGCTTCAGACTTCCATCAGATTTGGG GCTTGGAAGTTACACTGAACTGAAACAAAGTGATCTAAAGGCAATTGGTTGGAAAAGTTGA